The Vicia villosa cultivar HV-30 ecotype Madison, WI linkage group LG1, Vvil1.0, whole genome shotgun sequence genome includes a region encoding these proteins:
- the LOC131639590 gene encoding probable disease resistance protein At5g66900 → MGGTTELDVLTSQLQQTFKQVQHDKTSMKFFRSTLKELSPLVHEIDQYNDQLNPPREDIKLLTKENPAEQRNLCWKRFSSWFHHCLDGVCHKKKDDFGSCVAGNNKQAVMAKDVKDTLYKLREILEIVNKENYEKKISGSGGLVFRGPFGVPQNPEFTVGLDLSMIKLKMEVLRDGGSTILVTGLGGMGKTTLAAKLCWDLQVKGKFRGNILFVVFSKTPQLKIIVERIFEHCGNLVPEFQSDEDAVNELGLLLKKIEGPILLVLDDVWPGSEDLVEKFQFQISDYKILVTSRVALSRFDKTFILKPLVHEDAVILFRHYTQLEKKNSNFPDKDLIQKVVKHCKGLPLAVKVLAKSLSNRPYELWEKIVKQLSLGRSILDSNTELLTRLRKILDVLEDNPINKECFMDLALFPEDQRIPVAALIDIWAELYGLDDAGKEAMNIINKLDSMNLANLLIARKNASDTENYYYNNHFIVLHDLLRELGIYQSTQEPIEQRKRLLIEVNENKRNRWLEEKKKGTVTRILSKLVKWCVKPKPQQIPARTLSISTDETCASDLSQVQAALVEVLILNLQTKQYTFPELMEKMSKLKALIVINHGFRLSELNNSELLSSLSKLNRIRLERISVPSFGTLKNLKKLSLYMCNTRLAFEKGSILISDAFPNLEDLSFDYCKDLMALPNGVCDITSLKKLSITNCHKLSSLPRDIGKLENLELLSLISCTDLVELPDSIGSLSNLSLLDISNCISLSSLPEDIGNLSNLRNLYMTSCASCELPYSVVNLENLKVICDEETAVSWESFQSMISNLTIEIPQVEVNLNWLHAIRS, encoded by the exons ATGGGAGGAACCACAGAACTGGATGTTCTTACATCACAGCTTCAACAAACATTCAAACAAGTTCAACATGACAAAACATCCATGAAATTCTTTAGATCAACCTTAAAAGAATTGTCTCCACTGGTTCATGAGATCGACCAATATAACGATCAATTGAATCCTCCTAGAGAGGATATCAAGCTTCTCACCAAAGAAAATCCCGCAGAACAAAGGAATCTTTGCTGGAAGAGGTTTAGTTCTTGGTTTCATCACTGTTTGGATGGAGTTTGTCATAAGAAGAAAGATGATTTTGGTTCATGTGTTGCTGGTAACAACAAACAAGCTGTTATGGCGAAAGATGTTAAGGATACACTTTATAAGCTGAGGGAAATTCTTGAAATTGTGAATAAAGAGAATTATGAGAAGAAAATAAGTGGATCTGGAGGGCTAGTTTTTAGGGGTCCTTTTGGTGTTCCTCAAAATCCTGAATTTACTGTTGGTTTGGATTTGTCAATGATTAAGTTGAAGATGGAAGTTCTTAGGGATGGTGGATCTACTATTTTGGTGACTGGTTTAGGAGGAATGGGTAAAACTACTTTGGCTGCAAAGCTTTGTTGGGATTTACAAGTCAAGG GTAAATTCAGGGGAAATATTTTATTTGTAGTCTTTTCGAAAACACCTCAGTTGAAGATTATTGTAGAGAGAATATTTGAACATTGTGGAAATCTAGTTCCTGAGTTTCAAAGTGACGAAGATGCTGTTAATGAATTGGGGCTTTTGCTGAAGAAAATTGAGGGTCCAATATTGTTGGTCTTAGATGATGTTTGGCCTGGCTCAGAAGATCTCGTTGAGAAATTTCAATTCCAGATATCAGATTATAAAATTTTGGTAACATCAAGGGTTGCACTTTCAAGATTTGACAAAACCTTTATCCTAAAGCCTCTTGTACATGAAGATGCAGTAATCCTTTTCCGCCACTATACACAATTGGAGAAAAAGAATTCGAACTTTCCGGACAAAGATCTTATCCAAAAG GTTGTGAAACATTGCAAGGGTTTACCTCTTGCTGTTAAAGTGCTTGCAAAGTCTCTCAGTAATCGGCCATATGAGTTGTGGGAAAAGATTGTGAAGCAACTTTCACTAGGCCGTTCTATACTTGATTCTAATACTGAATTACTTACTCGCCTCCGAAAGATTTTGGACGTTTTGGAAGATAACCCCATCAACAAAGAGTGCTTCATGGACCTAGCATTATTCCCTGAAGACCAAAGGATTCCTGTTGCTGCTCTCATCGATATATGGGCAGAGTTGTATGGACTAGATGATGCCGGCAAAGAAGCAATGAATATCATCAACAAATTAGACTCCATGAATCTGGCTAATCTCTTAATAGCAAG GAAAAATGCAAGTGACACAGAAAATTACTACTACAATAACCACTTCATTGTCCTTCATGATCTTCTAAGAGAGCTTGGAATTTATCAAAGTACCCAGGAACCTATTGAACAAAGAAAAAGACTTCTTATTGAAGTAAATGAAAACAAACGTAATCGCTGgcttgaggagaagaagaaagGCACAGTGACTCGCATATTGTCCAAATTAGTTAAATGGTGTGTTAAACCGAAGCCTCAACAGATCCCTGCCCGCACATTATCTATATCAACTG ATGAAACTTGTGCTTCAGATTTGTCCCAAGTGCAGGCAGCTCTGGTTGAGGTTCTGATTTTAAATCTTCAAACCAAGCAGTACACATTTCCAGAGTTGATGGAGAAGATGAGCAAACTGAAAGCTCTTATAGTCATAAATCACGGTTTCCGTCTTTCTGAACTGAACAACTCTGAGCTACTTAGTTCTTTATCCAAACTTAACAGAATCAGGCTAGAGCGGATTTCCGTTCCTTCCTTTGGCACATTGAAGAATCTGAAAAAATTATCCCTCTACATGTGTAATACGAGACTAGCTTTTGAAAAGGGTAGCATTCTAATTTCAGACGCATTTCCAAATTTAGAAGATTTGAGCTTTGACTATTGCAAGGATTTGATGGCATTGCCTAATGGAGTGTGTGATATCACCTCATTAAAAAAGCTCAGTATTACTAATTGCCATAAGCTTTCGTCGCTGCCCCGAGATATTGGAAAGTTGGAGAATTTGGAACTCTTGAGCCTGATTTCGTGTACTGATTTAGTAGAGCTACCAGATTCTATTGGAAGCCTTTCGAATCTAAGTCTACTTGACATCTCCAACTGCATAAGCCTTTCAAGTTTACCCGAGGACATTGGCAATCTGTCTAATCTAAGAAATCTCTACATGACTAGTTGTGCAAGTTGTGAATTGCCATACTCGGTTGTCAATCTTGAGAATTTAAAAGTGATATGTGACGAAGAGACAGCTGTTTCATGGGAATCTTTCCAATCTATGATATCCAATTTAACTATAGAGATTCCTCAAGTTGAAGTCAATTTAAATTGGCTTCACGCAATTCGCTCCTAA